The sequence below is a genomic window from Flavobacterium sediminilitoris.
ACTCTACCTTTCTACAACGTGCTTATGATCAGATAATTCATGATGTAGCTTTACAGAAACTCCCTGTTATTTTTTGCTTAGATAGAGCAGGACTAGTTGGTGAAGACGGAGCTACTCATCATGGTGTTTTTGATATTTCTTATTTAAATTGTATTCCTAATTTAATCATTTTTGCCCCTATTAATGAAATTGAGTTACGAAATATCATGTATACTGCCCAACTTGGTTTAGATTATCCGATTGCCATTCGTTATCCTAGAGGACGAGGAGAAATAACAACTTGGCAAGAACCATTTCAAAAAATTAAAATAGGAGATGCCAAATGTCTTAAAAAAGGAAGTGAAATAGCATTCCTTTCTACTGGTACAATAGGTACGAATGTAGAAAAGGCAATAATTAAATGTAATAATCCAGATTTAATTTCTCATTATCATTTTCCATTTATCAAGCCAATAGATCAAAAAACCTTGGCTGAAATTAGCACTAAATATAAAACCATCATAACAATTGAAGATGGCTCTATAATAGGCGGTTTTGGTTCTTTAGTAAATCAATATATTACGGAAAACAATATTCCCATTAAAGTCTTAAATTTAGGAATTCCTGACCAATTTATAGAACACGGAAGCATTGAAGAATTACAACATATCTGCAAAATAAACGTTACAACTATTATTAACCAACTAAATTTTTTAATTCAATCATGAGAAAAGCCTACCTACTAGGATTTCTATTATTTACCTTACAACAAAATTTTGCCCAAATAATTAGAACAGAACTCCCTGATACAATATCATATTGGAAAAAATCAAATAAAATTGGATTAGACATCTCTCAAATCACTTTCGTAAACTGGAATGCTGGAGGAAACAACTCAGTATCAGGCTTATTTAAAGGGAACTTCATAAGAGAATATTCTAAAAAAAATCTAAATTGGAAGAATGAACTAATTTTCCGTTATGGAATAAACAAACAAGAAGGAAGAGAAGTAAGAAAAACAGATGATCAAATTCAAATAAATTCAACCATAGGCTTCAGAAAGGATACTGTTTCTAATTGGTTTTACAGTGGAAAGTTTAATTTCAACACACAATTTGCAAATGGTTATTCTTATCCGAATACAGAATTTGCAATCTCTAAACCGTTTGCTCCAGCATATTTTTTTATTGGTATTGGTAGTGAATACTCTAGAAAAGATCTTAATTTAAACGTTTATTTATCACCTTTAACTCAGAAAACCACCCTTGTTTTAGACAGGAGATTAGCTAATCAAGGAGCTTTTGGAGTAGATGCTGCAATTTATGACGAAGTAACAGGAGAGTTGCTTCAAAATGGAAGGAAATCGCGAACAGAAATTGGAATTTTAATTACGAATCAATGGGAAAAAGAAATATTCAAGAATATAAATTTAGAACATCGTGCTAGTTTATACTCTGATTATTTGAATAATTTTGGAAATATTGATATTGATTGGCAATTACAATTGAACATGACCATAAATGAATATGTTAGAGCAAATATTGGCACTCATTTAGTTTATGATGATGATGTAAAAGCAAAAGAAGAAAAAGAAGGAGAACAAATAATTGTAGGACCAAAAGTTCAATTAAAACAATTATTAGGTGTTGGCTTAGTATACACGTTCTAATAATCCTTCACTTATAAAACCAAAAAAGCCTATAAATAAATATTTATAGGCTTTTTTTATTAAGTGGGCGATGAGGGGTTCGAACCCCCGACCCCCTCGGTGTAAACGAGGTGCTCTGAACCAGCTGAGCTAATCGCCCCAATAAATTGCTTTACTTCCGTATTGCGAGTGCAAATATAGTGTAGAATTTAGAATTTGCAAACATTTTTTGAAAAAAATTACACAATTTCTGCTACAACAAAAGTACTTCCTCCTATATAGATAAAATCAGTTTTTGAAGACAAACTCAGCGCTACTTCATAAGCCTCTGAAACAGAATTATATGTGTCTCCAAATAAAGAATATTCACCAGCTTTTTTTTGTAAAGAGGCAGAAGAAAGTCCTCTAGAAATATTTGGCTTACAAAAATAATATTTCGCTTTTTTAGGAAATAAAGGCAGAATACTGTCTAAATCTTTATCATTAACCACCCCCAACACAATATGTAATTGATTTATTTCTTCTTTTTTTATCTGATCTAATACTATTTTTAACCCATGCGAATTATGAGCTGTATCACATACTACTTTTGGGTGCAAATTAAGAATTTGCCATCGTCCTAATAACCCTGTATTAGAAACAACCTTTAAAAAACCTTTTGATATGGCTTTTTCACTTATAGAAAAATAATTTTTAAGAATTTCTAATACTGCTAAAACTGTTTTTTTATTTTGCTTTTGATAATCTCCTAACAATTCACAAGGAAGGTCTTCAAAATATAAATCTTGCGCAAAAGTAATTGGCGCATTGTTTTTATCTGCTAATTCTTGAAATACTTTTTTAGTTTCAAGAACATATTCTCCAATAACAATAGGCGTTCCTAATTTTATTATTCCTGCTTTCTCTATTGCAATTTTCTCTAAAGTATCTCCTAAAAACTGTGTATGATCTAACCCTATATTCGTAATAACAGACACTAGTGGATTAACAATATTAGTAGCATCCAAGCGTCCTCCCATACCAACCTCAACGATTGCTACATCTACTCCTTCTTTTGAAAAGTAGTCAAAAGCCATTCCAACAGTCATTTCAAAAAAGCTAAGCTTATTGGCTTCAAAAAAAGGTTTATTATTGGCAACAAAATTAATCACAAACTCTTCTGTAATCATTTCGCCATTTATTTTTATACGCTCCCTAAAATCCTTTAGATGTGGAGAAGTATATAACCCTACTTTATAACCTGCTTCTTGTAATACCGATGCCAATAGAGAAGAAGTTGAGCCTTTCCCATTAGTACC
It includes:
- a CDS encoding DUF3078 domain-containing protein, which encodes MRKAYLLGFLLFTLQQNFAQIIRTELPDTISYWKKSNKIGLDISQITFVNWNAGGNNSVSGLFKGNFIREYSKKNLNWKNELIFRYGINKQEGREVRKTDDQIQINSTIGFRKDTVSNWFYSGKFNFNTQFANGYSYPNTEFAISKPFAPAYFFIGIGSEYSRKDLNLNVYLSPLTQKTTLVLDRRLANQGAFGVDAAIYDEVTGELLQNGRKSRTEIGILITNQWEKEIFKNINLEHRASLYSDYLNNFGNIDIDWQLQLNMTINEYVRANIGTHLVYDDDVKAKEEKEGEQIIVGPKVQLKQLLGVGLVYTF
- a CDS encoding bifunctional folylpolyglutamate synthase/dihydrofolate synthase — protein: MNYKETTEWLFSQLPMFQNQGASAYKDNLSNVILLDDYLKNPHKKFKTIHIAGTNGKGSTSSLLASVLQEAGYKVGLYTSPHLKDFRERIKINGEMITEEFVINFVANNKPFFEANKLSFFEMTVGMAFDYFSKEGVDVAIVEVGMGGRLDATNIVNPLVSVITNIGLDHTQFLGDTLEKIAIEKAGIIKLGTPIVIGEYVLETKKVFQELADKNNAPITFAQDLYFEDLPCELLGDYQKQNKKTVLAVLEILKNYFSISEKAISKGFLKVVSNTGLLGRWQILNLHPKVVCDTAHNSHGLKIVLDQIKKEEINQLHIVLGVVNDKDLDSILPLFPKKAKYYFCKPNISRGLSSASLQKKAGEYSLFGDTYNSVSEAYEVALSLSSKTDFIYIGGSTFVVAEIV